The Methanocella arvoryzae MRE50 DNA window CTCTTCGTGGAGAACCGGTCGACGACTTTCTGTCTTACTCCCGGATCCTCCCTGGCGTCAGACAGGTGCTTGACGAGGGCATCTTTAAACTCCTCCCTGTTTTTGGCCAGAGTGCCGTAGTACACGACTTCCGGGTGAGAGCAGTTATCAAATGATACGGCTGGCTTTCTCATGTACTGTGCCTCGATCACCGGCCTGTCTTCCCCTTCCCAGGCGGAGCAGGTAGCGTAGACTGTGGCCCCGGCATAATACCGCCACACGTCCGGCACGTAGCCGAGCATGTGGACGTTACCCGCTTTCCTGGCCAGCGCCTGCAGCTTTTCACCATATCCTGGGTCCGCCCGGCCGATCGTGACGAGGTGCACATCCTCGCCGAGTTCCTTTCTCGCTTCGCCAAAGATCTCTATCAGTTGATCGACACCTTTGTACGGGGTGTGGCGTCCTACGTAGAGCACGTAGCGACCGTACTTCTCTGCCTCAGGTGCTGGCTCCGCATCCCGGAACTCAATGCCCGACGGCAGGATTTCCATCGGGCCTCTGTACAGGTACCGGCGTCTGAAACCATCGCCTATATACCTGGAAATGGGCAGCACCATAGCGGCCTTCCACGCGGAGAACAGGCGGAACATGTGGACTTCCGTCCACAGCATGAACTCCCCCCGGTTGTGCATCATCGACCTCAGGGGTGCTACACCGTGGTCCTGAAGCAGGTGTGGCGTACGCATGAATGTGGCCACCCCGTCGAACGGCAGATAGTTCGTGGAGATATAGTCAAACCGCTGGCTGTCCAGCTCTCTAGCCACAGCGCGCATCTTCCAGGGCCTGTTGGCCGGATAACTGGTAACCTCCACGCCAGGGACTTCCATGTCACTTTTAATGACCGCTATCTTCACGTTGTGATATCTGGCGAGCTCTTTCGCAAACTCGGCTACCGTGACGTCTATACCGTTACCCTTGCTCAGCGAATAGTTAGCCAGGCAGAAGCTCAGTGTTTCCAAAAGTTATCTCCGTCCACTGTTACATATAGTCTCTACATAGGCCGGCATGACACGGCCTATGTCGAAGTATTTCGCAGAGTCGACTGCCCGGCCCGCGAGTGACTCGTAGTACTTCCTGTCTTCTCTCAGACACTGGATACAGGCGACCATATCCCGGGTGTTGCCCTGCTCGTAGATCAGGCCGGCGTCCCCTGCTGTCTCGGGCATAGCGCCTGCAAACGGCACTACCACCGGCTTTCCTGCGGCCATCGCCTCGACGATCGGCACGCAGAAGCCTTCGTGCTCGCTCGCTGTCACCCATGTATCACAGGCCGCATAGTAGTCTGGCAGTTCTTCGTCTGGCACCCTGCCGGCAAAGATTACTTTCTTGCCTGAGGCTTTTGCCATCGTTTCCAGCCGCTCTCGCTCCGGGCCTCCGCCGACGATCACCAGGGCTATATCTCCGTCAAGCCCTTTCATTGCCTCAATCAGCCTGTCTACACGTTTCGCCGGGGCGAGCCTGCCGACATATAACAGGACGAAGTCAGACTCCAGGCCATGTTTAGCCCTTATCTTCCGCTTATCTCCCGTGGCAAATGCTCTCGTATCGATAGCGAAGGGCTCAGGCCTAATCAGGCTGTCTTCTATCCCCTCCGCCAGCAGCTCAGACTTGACGTAAAAGCTGAAGGTCTGGACTGTATCGCTACGCATCATCGACCACAGGTACGCCCGTTTTCTCGCCATTGTCAGCAGCCTGTCTTTCAGCGATGGCAGGAACTCGGAAGGAGTCAGGCTATGGTAGACCCAGAACAGCCTGATCCGGGGGTTGAGCTTCTTAGCCCTGTGTACTGCAGGAAGCACTCCCACGTCCGGGCCGGCCAGGACGAGGAGATCGTAGGTTGCCAGCTCTCTGGCCAGCTTTCCAGTACTGAGGAGCGCCCTGACATTGGCGCCGATACTGTGGCCGTTACTGCCCCCGACGTACCTGATGTCCACTCCCTCGACTGGGCTGCGCTCGTAGGCGAACGTGAACAGCGTAACCTTGCCACAGCGCTTTCTCAGCTCTCTGAGCGTGGCCTCGGTAAA harbors:
- a CDS encoding glycosyltransferase family 4 protein, translated to METLSFCLANYSLSKGNGIDVTVAEFAKELARYHNVKIAVIKSDMEVPGVEVTSYPANRPWKMRAVARELDSQRFDYISTNYLPFDGVATFMRTPHLLQDHGVAPLRSMMHNRGEFMLWTEVHMFRLFSAWKAAMVLPISRYIGDGFRRRYLYRGPMEILPSGIEFRDAEPAPEAEKYGRYVLYVGRHTPYKGVDQLIEIFGEARKELGEDVHLVTIGRADPGYGEKLQALARKAGNVHMLGYVPDVWRYYAGATVYATCSAWEGEDRPVIEAQYMRKPAVSFDNCSHPEVVYYGTLAKNREEFKDALVKHLSDAREDPGVRQKVVDRFSTKSTVRQYLDIIKKMENKG
- a CDS encoding glycosyltransferase family 4 protein; protein product: MDVAFVTTRLVEKDAQGNFTEATLRELRKRCGKVTLFTFAYERSPVEGVDIRYVGGSNGHSIGANVRALLSTGKLARELATYDLLVLAGPDVGVLPAVHRAKKLNPRIRLFWVYHSLTPSEFLPSLKDRLLTMARKRAYLWSMMRSDTVQTFSFYVKSELLAEGIEDSLIRPEPFAIDTRAFATGDKRKIRAKHGLESDFVLLYVGRLAPAKRVDRLIEAMKGLDGDIALVIVGGGPERERLETMAKASGKKVIFAGRVPDEELPDYYAACDTWVTASEHEGFCVPIVEAMAAGKPVVVPFAGAMPETAGDAGLIYEQGNTRDMVACIQCLREDRKYYESLAGRAVDSAKYFDIGRVMPAYVETICNSGRR